A portion of the Streptomyces sp. NBC_00376 genome contains these proteins:
- a CDS encoding 3-oxoacyl-[acyl-carrier-protein] synthase III C-terminal domain-containing protein codes for MLTTADAADAVRLRAVHTRLVGRGREPGAVLEWFGPVDRDSDRAPAAEDYKAIEQYVPGMAAEVLDTLLGEVGWERDQVDHLLPPQLSGRMTERIVRRLDLPGAAEISCVDETGNNGNGLSFFQLEQALERLGPGKRALGIAIESSKWIKSGFALERD; via the coding sequence GTGCTCACAACCGCCGACGCCGCCGACGCCGTACGCCTGCGCGCCGTGCACACCCGGCTCGTCGGGCGCGGCCGCGAACCCGGCGCCGTCCTGGAGTGGTTCGGACCCGTCGACCGCGACTCGGACCGGGCACCCGCAGCCGAGGACTACAAGGCCATCGAGCAGTACGTCCCCGGCATGGCGGCCGAAGTCCTCGACACCCTCCTCGGGGAGGTCGGCTGGGAACGCGACCAGGTCGACCACCTGCTGCCCCCGCAGCTCTCGGGCCGGATGACCGAACGCATCGTCCGCAGACTCGACCTGCCCGGGGCCGCCGAGATCAGCTGCGTCGACGAGACCGGCAACAACGGCAACGGCCTCAGCTTCTTCCAGCTCGAACAGGCCCTGGAGCGGCTCGGCCCCGGCAAACGCGCCCTCGGCATCGCCATCGAGTCCAGCAAATGGATCAAGTCCGGCTTCGCGCTGGAGAGGGACTGA
- a CDS encoding alpha-N-acetylglucosaminidase → MREPRSWAAAFLAMALAALATVLGTSTTTAATGTGAAAVTSAGRPSFATGPARAALARLLPRHVSQFTLVAVSRPESGDYFTVSGSAGDLRVQGTSPAVILSGVNWYLKYGAKVDLGWPGDSTAKLPRILPAPAGTVRKDASVPHRFALNDTDDGYSGAYRDWASYEKQIDLLALHGANEVFVQTGADAVYYETLQDFGYSKDELRSWIPGPAHQPWWLMQNMSGFGGPVSEQQLKDRAELGRRIADRLRQLGMTPVLPGYYGTVPPRFTEKNPTGPVVPQGGWVGFDRPDWLDPRSRMFPEVAASFYRHQRELFGDSTMYKMDLLHEGGRPGDVPIGDAAKAVMNALQTAHPGATWTLLGWQNNPSTQIIDAVDKSKLFIVDGLSDRYDGLDREASWHGAPYAFGTIPNFGGHTTIGANTAVWTERFDQWRTKPGSALRGIAYLPEGTGGNPVAYELFTELAWRTGPVDHRAWFAQYAERRYGGVDPHAAKAWELLRSGPYSTSSGTWSESQDSLFTARPRLTATTAASWSPGAMRYEASTVQRALIELLQVAPGLRNTDAYRFDLVDVARQALANHSRTLLPQIKAAYDAKDLPRFRQRAAEWKSDLALLDELLATDARFLLGPWLEDAKSSGTTEAEKAAAEFDARSILTTWGDRSGSDSGGLRDYANREWSGLVSDFYAMRWTKYLDSLDTALATGRAPVSIDWFAVENAWNQQRDTYPVKASGDPVALATAIRDALPAPPPSGPVTGSDGTCVEVGPGASAAAGREEAVRRGAAPMAQDSGSPFPWHQVRSSTLRPFASRATSSSAVGTNPADRATAALGAFSTSVRRITRLASRC, encoded by the coding sequence ATGAGAGAACCGAGATCCTGGGCCGCCGCGTTCTTGGCCATGGCCCTTGCCGCACTGGCCACGGTCCTGGGCACTTCCACCACTACTGCAGCCACCGGGACCGGGGCCGCCGCGGTGACCTCCGCCGGCCGGCCCTCCTTCGCCACAGGTCCGGCCAGGGCAGCGCTCGCACGGCTGCTGCCGCGCCACGTCTCCCAGTTCACACTTGTCGCGGTGAGCCGCCCCGAGTCCGGCGACTACTTCACCGTCTCCGGCAGCGCCGGCGATCTCCGTGTCCAGGGAACCAGCCCCGCCGTGATCCTCAGCGGCGTCAACTGGTACCTGAAGTACGGCGCGAAGGTCGACCTCGGATGGCCGGGCGACAGCACGGCGAAACTGCCCCGCATACTGCCCGCCCCCGCCGGCACCGTCCGCAAGGACGCCTCGGTGCCGCACCGCTTCGCGCTCAACGACACCGACGACGGCTACTCCGGCGCGTACCGCGACTGGGCCTCCTACGAGAAGCAGATCGATCTGCTCGCCCTGCACGGCGCGAACGAGGTCTTCGTCCAGACGGGCGCTGACGCCGTCTACTACGAAACCCTCCAGGACTTCGGCTACTCCAAGGACGAACTCCGGTCCTGGATCCCCGGCCCGGCACACCAGCCGTGGTGGCTGATGCAGAACATGTCCGGTTTCGGCGGCCCCGTCTCCGAGCAGCAGCTGAAGGATCGCGCGGAACTCGGCCGCAGGATCGCGGACCGACTGCGCCAACTCGGCATGACCCCGGTACTGCCCGGCTATTACGGCACAGTTCCGCCGCGGTTCACGGAGAAGAACCCCACCGGACCGGTCGTCCCGCAGGGCGGCTGGGTCGGCTTCGACCGGCCCGACTGGCTCGACCCGCGCAGCCGGATGTTCCCCGAGGTCGCCGCCTCGTTCTACCGCCACCAGCGCGAACTCTTCGGCGACTCCACGATGTACAAGATGGACCTGCTCCACGAGGGCGGGAGGCCGGGCGACGTCCCCATCGGCGACGCCGCCAAGGCCGTGATGAACGCGCTGCAGACCGCGCACCCCGGTGCCACCTGGACCCTGCTCGGCTGGCAGAACAACCCCTCCACGCAGATCATCGACGCCGTCGACAAGAGCAAGCTGTTCATCGTCGACGGCCTGTCCGACCGCTACGACGGCCTCGACCGGGAAGCCTCCTGGCACGGCGCGCCCTACGCGTTCGGCACGATCCCCAACTTCGGCGGCCACACCACCATCGGCGCCAACACCGCTGTCTGGACCGAACGCTTCGACCAGTGGCGCACCAAGCCCGGCAGCGCGCTGAGAGGCATCGCCTACCTTCCGGAAGGCACCGGCGGGAACCCCGTCGCCTACGAGCTGTTCACCGAACTGGCCTGGCGTACCGGCCCGGTGGACCACAGGGCGTGGTTCGCCCAGTATGCGGAGCGCCGCTACGGCGGCGTGGACCCGCACGCCGCCAAGGCGTGGGAGCTGCTGCGCAGCGGCCCGTACAGCACCTCGTCCGGCACGTGGAGCGAGTCCCAGGACAGCCTCTTCACCGCACGCCCCCGGCTGACGGCGACCACCGCGGCCAGCTGGAGCCCCGGCGCGATGCGCTACGAAGCGAGCACGGTGCAGCGGGCGCTGATCGAACTGCTGCAGGTCGCGCCCGGACTGCGGAACACAGACGCCTATCGCTTCGACCTGGTCGACGTCGCACGGCAGGCCCTGGCCAACCACAGCCGGACCCTGCTCCCGCAGATCAAGGCCGCCTACGACGCCAAGGACCTGCCCCGCTTCCGTCAGCGGGCCGCCGAGTGGAAGAGCGACCTCGCCCTGCTGGACGAACTCCTCGCCACCGACGCCCGGTTCCTCCTCGGTCCCTGGCTGGAGGACGCCAAGTCATCGGGCACCACGGAGGCGGAGAAGGCGGCGGCCGAGTTCGACGCCCGCTCCATCCTCACTACCTGGGGCGACCGCTCCGGCAGCGACTCGGGCGGCCTGCGCGACTACGCCAACCGGGAATGGTCCGGGCTGGTCTCCGACTTCTACGCCATGCGCTGGACCAAGTACCTCGACTCCCTCGACACCGCGCTGGCCACCGGCCGGGCACCGGTCTCCATCGACTGGTTCGCCGTCGAGAACGCCTGGAACCAGCAGCGCGACACCTACCCCGTCAAGGCCTCGGGCGACCCGGTGGCACTGGCCACCGCGATACGCGACGCCCTGCCCGCCCCGCCGCCCTCGGGACCGGTCACCGGCTCCGACGGCACGTGCGTGGAGGTTGGGCCTGGGGCGTCCGCTGCTGCGGGACGGGAGGAGGCGGTGCGGCGCGGCGCGGCACCGATGGCTCAGGACTCCGGTTCGCCCTTCCCGTGGCACCAGGTCCGCAGCAGCACCCTCCGCCCCTTCGCCTCCCGCGCGACGAGCTCGTCCGCGGTGGGCACGAATCCGGCCGATCGCGCCACGGCGGCGCTCGGGGCGTTCTCGACCTCTGTCCGCAGAATCACCCGTCTCGCGTCCAGGTGCTGA
- a CDS encoding ROK family transcriptional regulator: MNVAAVLAALREADSAATSVSGLAAATGLSRPAVTRALADLRDRGLVEFTSTGNSLQPGRPAQYARFRAETGYVAGIDIGPHKVLVAIADLAGRVLTVHRAAVDAGTDGRQMFDTVRAALTTAVVEAGVPLSHLWAVTVGTPGIVDRDRGEILLAPSIPGWAGLPAVTRLGDWLHCSVFIDNDVNLAVLAERRRGADAKAESLVFVQWGRRIGCGIIINGKPYRGHSAAAGELGFIDLASDPDAPPGPRPSDGTGPFERLVGAAAIHRLALEAGAPTGDEDDIAPLFEAAAAGDRAATDVVERVAARFARGLAAMLLVLDPDRVVIGGGVSRAGDALLEPVRRHLHLHALVPVTVHASTLGEQAVALGAVRHSLDVAEERMQGTPQG, encoded by the coding sequence ATGAACGTCGCTGCCGTCCTGGCGGCGCTGCGGGAGGCCGACTCCGCCGCCACCAGCGTCAGTGGCCTCGCCGCGGCCACGGGGCTGTCACGGCCCGCGGTGACGAGAGCCCTGGCGGACCTGCGGGACCGCGGCCTGGTGGAGTTCACATCCACGGGCAATTCGCTGCAGCCCGGACGGCCGGCCCAGTACGCCAGGTTCCGTGCCGAGACGGGATACGTCGCCGGAATCGACATCGGACCCCACAAGGTGCTCGTGGCGATCGCAGACCTCGCGGGGCGGGTCCTGACGGTCCACCGTGCAGCGGTGGACGCGGGCACTGACGGGCGCCAGATGTTCGACACCGTTCGTGCCGCACTGACCACCGCGGTCGTGGAGGCGGGAGTTCCGCTGTCCCACCTGTGGGCGGTGACTGTCGGCACGCCCGGCATCGTCGACCGGGACCGCGGCGAGATACTGCTGGCTCCGAGCATCCCCGGCTGGGCCGGGCTGCCCGCGGTGACGCGACTCGGCGACTGGTTGCACTGCTCGGTGTTCATCGACAACGACGTCAACCTCGCCGTCCTCGCCGAACGGCGGCGGGGGGCCGACGCCAAGGCCGAGAGCCTGGTGTTCGTGCAGTGGGGCCGGCGCATCGGCTGCGGCATCATCATCAACGGCAAGCCGTATCGCGGGCATTCGGCCGCCGCCGGGGAACTGGGCTTCATCGACCTGGCATCCGACCCCGACGCACCTCCAGGACCGCGCCCCTCCGACGGCACCGGACCGTTCGAGCGGTTGGTCGGGGCGGCAGCCATCCATCGGCTCGCCCTGGAGGCCGGCGCGCCGACAGGCGACGAGGACGACATCGCACCGCTCTTCGAGGCGGCGGCGGCCGGTGACCGGGCCGCCACCGATGTCGTGGAGCGGGTGGCTGCCCGCTTCGCACGCGGTCTGGCCGCGATGCTGCTGGTGCTCGACCCGGACCGCGTCGTCATCGGTGGCGGAGTGTCCCGGGCGGGAGACGCCCTGCTGGAGCCGGTCCGCCGTCATCTCCACCTCCACGCCCTGGTACCGGTCACCGTGCATGCGTCGACACTGGGGGAACAAGCCGTGGCGCTGGGTGCGGTGCGCCATTCCCTGGATGTCGCGGAGGAACGGATGCAGGGAACGCCCCAGGGCTGA
- a CDS encoding baeRF2 domain-containing protein, translating to MRLSFLEPLYAEPGPFASVYLDTSRDVEHPERAIALRWQRLRESLSRQGSDLALLNVLEEAVGADTAVPGVHGQAIFAAHGTLVLDGELPRPPERDSARYSTLPDAMPLVTQHVPEIPYMAVVVHYGGLPTAETHGWVTLEAEAGTWPTSTVTPGERLHRRVAVATWHRTSLRLGHRLDERARRAHADAVVVGGDEWACNVLIRRLPHALRDKVVRVGGRTPTNTGRALLEPQLDGVFRGHMAAHDRELVDIFIGRRALDGPMAEGLAATVAALQRGQVAALLLNRPPGSSLRLWTGSQPTQLALTEAELMSFGVRAPREERADEALVRALVGTSAELVVVPENELRLHEGVGALLRYIDPGTPS from the coding sequence ATGAGGTTGTCGTTTCTTGAACCCCTCTACGCGGAGCCGGGTCCGTTCGCCTCCGTGTACCTGGACACCTCCCGAGACGTCGAGCATCCCGAGCGAGCTATCGCGCTGCGCTGGCAGCGGCTGCGCGAGAGTCTGTCCCGTCAGGGCTCGGACCTGGCTCTGCTGAACGTACTGGAGGAGGCGGTCGGTGCCGACACAGCGGTGCCGGGGGTGCATGGTCAGGCCATCTTCGCCGCCCACGGCACACTCGTCCTGGACGGGGAGCTGCCCAGGCCGCCCGAACGCGACTCCGCGCGTTACAGCACCCTGCCGGACGCGATGCCCCTGGTCACACAGCACGTTCCGGAGATCCCCTACATGGCCGTGGTCGTCCACTACGGCGGCCTCCCGACCGCCGAGACCCACGGCTGGGTGACTCTGGAGGCGGAGGCCGGCACCTGGCCCACGTCCACCGTCACCCCGGGTGAGCGGCTGCACCGCAGGGTCGCGGTGGCGACCTGGCACCGCACCTCCCTCCGGCTCGGCCACCGGCTGGACGAACGGGCGCGGCGCGCCCATGCCGACGCCGTCGTCGTGGGCGGGGACGAGTGGGCATGCAACGTACTGATCCGCCGCCTGCCGCACGCCCTGCGGGACAAGGTCGTACGCGTGGGCGGCCGGACCCCCACCAACACCGGACGCGCCCTGCTGGAGCCGCAGCTCGACGGCGTCTTCCGCGGCCACATGGCCGCGCACGACCGGGAACTCGTGGACATCTTCATCGGCCGGCGCGCCCTGGACGGGCCCATGGCGGAGGGGCTGGCCGCGACTGTCGCCGCCCTCCAGCGCGGCCAGGTCGCGGCACTGCTGCTGAACCGGCCGCCAGGGTCTTCGCTGCGGCTCTGGACAGGCTCCCAGCCCACTCAGCTCGCCCTGACCGAGGCGGAACTGATGTCCTTCGGCGTTCGGGCCCCGCGCGAGGAACGCGCCGACGAGGCCCTCGTCCGGGCCCTCGTCGGCACCAGCGCCGAGCTGGTCGTCGTACCGGAGAACGAGCTGAGGCTGCACGAGGGCGTGGGCGCTCTGCTGCGGTACATCGACCCGGGGACCCCGTCCTGA
- a CDS encoding alkaline phosphatase family protein: MNSAHVLVIGIDGVRLDLLPELHTPHLDGIARAGFLAPVEVDSVTPTMSGPCWTTIVTGVGVAKHGVWANRFDGNRLDLFPDFTTRLAADCGRRTFAVGGWAPLFLAQDGGPLFVSPTRLRYIAPREDTPEAWEEVDDRVTDDAEHLLGLDEDLHAGFVYLGAVDETAHFLGCGEEYRQAIEAADRRLGRLLTAIRDRPGHAAERWTVIVVTDHGHRDEGGHGGRSRQERTAWIAASGPGLTPGTAPSPLHHADVAAHVFTALDITPDPHWTLDGTAFTA, from the coding sequence ATGAACAGCGCCCACGTACTGGTGATCGGCATCGACGGCGTACGCCTCGACCTGCTCCCCGAACTGCATACGCCGCATCTCGACGGGATCGCCCGCGCAGGCTTCCTGGCCCCCGTCGAGGTGGACTCCGTGACGCCGACGATGTCGGGCCCTTGCTGGACCACCATCGTCACCGGCGTCGGCGTCGCGAAGCACGGCGTCTGGGCCAACCGTTTCGACGGCAACCGCCTCGACCTCTTCCCCGACTTCACGACCCGCCTCGCGGCCGACTGCGGACGACGAACCTTCGCCGTCGGCGGCTGGGCACCGTTGTTCCTCGCCCAGGACGGCGGCCCCCTCTTCGTCTCCCCCACCAGGCTCCGCTACATCGCCCCCCGCGAGGACACCCCAGAGGCCTGGGAGGAGGTGGACGACAGGGTGACCGACGACGCGGAGCACCTCCTCGGGCTGGACGAGGACCTCCACGCCGGCTTCGTCTATCTCGGCGCCGTCGACGAGACCGCCCACTTCCTCGGCTGCGGCGAGGAGTATCGCCAGGCGATCGAGGCGGCGGACCGACGCCTCGGTCGCCTCCTCACCGCCATACGTGATCGCCCCGGCCACGCGGCGGAGCGGTGGACGGTCATCGTGGTGACGGACCACGGCCACCGCGACGAAGGGGGCCACGGAGGACGAAGCCGACAGGAGCGTACGGCCTGGATCGCCGCCTCCGGTCCCGGCCTGACCCCCGGCACGGCCCCGTCGCCCCTCCACCACGCCGACGTCGCCGCGCACGTCTTCACCGCCCTCGACATCACGCCCGACCCTCACTGGACCTTGGACGGCACCGCGTTCACCGCGTGA
- a CDS encoding alpha-galactosidase, whose product MHATLPPVTFEPGPGLAVLRTPNSLYALRLASDGSPRHLHWGLPLDTATLADVPDAVSPAASSFEADAAADELAPQTGARFGPAGLQVRFADGTRGAQWRFAGHTIDGGELRLRLDDRHHPLRAELCYRVRSDTDVIERWTELTHTGAADGPPDPITVDRLDSASWTAPPLSDYRLSHLTGGWNSEFQLQRDRLPVAETGLTSRRGLTSHHASPWLALDDGTASEDQGEVWSTALAWSGSWRVTIHRDPTGRTTWTGGFGHEGLSWTLQPGQSLRTPVYAGLYTPHGFGAASRAWHHHVRGHVLPEPGRDRPVLYNSWEATGFDVDEAGQIRLAHLAARVGAELFVLDDGWFGSRRDDRSGLGDWTPRPEAFPRGLHPLADEVHRLGMDFGLWVEPEMVNRDSELYRAHPDWVLHSPQLDATELRNQLVLNFARPEVEAWAQQTLDHLVRENGVDWLKWDANRAFTEAGWDGHPDPDRLWIDHTRAVHRIMDRLRAAHPGLRIEACAGGGGRVDLGILARTDQAWTSDNTDPVDRIGIQHGFGQLFPAQAMAAWVTDSPNTATGRRTPLRFRFHVAMAGALGLGGDLTSWSEEELAEAAELVAEYKLIRPLVQRGHQHRVAPAAEPVTAVHYAAPDDSEHVLLVWRPTTRFGHRPAPVRLPALDPEARYLDPELNQVHSGAVLVRHGIDPRLPVGDYASSLIRLRRVGP is encoded by the coding sequence GTGCACGCCACGCTCCCGCCCGTCACCTTCGAACCCGGCCCCGGCCTCGCGGTCCTGCGCACGCCGAACAGCCTCTACGCGCTGCGCCTCGCCTCCGACGGCAGCCCGCGACACCTCCACTGGGGCCTGCCGCTCGACACCGCGACACTCGCCGACGTCCCCGACGCGGTCTCCCCTGCGGCGAGCAGCTTCGAGGCCGACGCGGCCGCCGACGAACTCGCGCCGCAGACCGGGGCGCGCTTCGGCCCGGCCGGCCTTCAGGTCCGCTTCGCCGACGGGACCCGGGGTGCCCAGTGGCGGTTCGCCGGTCACACCATTGACGGCGGCGAACTGCGGTTGCGCCTCGACGACCGGCACCACCCTCTGCGGGCCGAACTCTGCTACCGCGTCCGGAGCGACACCGATGTCATCGAGCGCTGGACGGAACTGACCCACACCGGGGCCGCGGACGGTCCGCCGGATCCGATCACCGTCGACCGGCTGGACTCGGCGTCGTGGACCGCTCCTCCGCTGTCCGACTACCGGCTCAGCCATCTGACCGGGGGCTGGAACAGCGAGTTCCAGCTCCAGCGAGACCGGCTTCCCGTCGCAGAGACCGGACTGACCAGCCGTCGAGGTCTCACCAGCCACCACGCCAGTCCCTGGCTGGCCCTCGACGACGGCACCGCGAGCGAGGACCAGGGGGAGGTCTGGAGCACGGCGCTCGCCTGGAGCGGCAGCTGGCGCGTCACGATCCACCGCGACCCGACCGGCCGCACCACCTGGACCGGCGGATTCGGCCACGAGGGTCTCAGCTGGACCCTGCAGCCGGGCCAGAGCCTGCGCACACCGGTGTACGCCGGGCTGTACACCCCGCACGGGTTCGGCGCCGCCAGCCGCGCCTGGCACCACCACGTGCGCGGGCACGTACTGCCCGAGCCCGGGCGCGACCGGCCGGTGCTCTACAACTCGTGGGAGGCCACCGGATTCGACGTGGACGAGGCCGGCCAGATCCGCCTCGCACACCTGGCTGCCCGCGTCGGTGCCGAACTCTTCGTCCTGGACGACGGATGGTTCGGCAGCCGTCGCGACGACCGGTCCGGACTCGGCGACTGGACTCCCCGCCCCGAGGCCTTCCCCCGTGGACTTCACCCGCTCGCCGACGAGGTGCACCGCCTCGGCATGGACTTCGGGCTGTGGGTCGAGCCGGAAATGGTCAACCGTGACAGCGAGTTGTACCGCGCGCACCCGGACTGGGTCCTCCACTCCCCCCAGCTCGACGCGACCGAACTGCGCAACCAGCTCGTGCTGAACTTCGCCCGGCCCGAAGTCGAGGCCTGGGCCCAGCAGACCCTCGACCATCTGGTGCGCGAGAACGGCGTCGACTGGCTCAAGTGGGACGCCAACCGGGCCTTCACCGAAGCGGGATGGGACGGCCATCCCGACCCCGACCGCCTGTGGATCGACCACACCCGTGCCGTCCACCGCATCATGGACCGGCTCCGCGCCGCCCACCCCGGTCTGCGCATCGAGGCGTGCGCGGGTGGCGGCGGGCGCGTCGACCTCGGCATCCTCGCCCGCACCGATCAGGCCTGGACCTCGGACAACACCGACCCGGTCGACCGGATCGGCATCCAGCACGGCTTCGGTCAGCTCTTCCCCGCCCAGGCCATGGCCGCGTGGGTGACCGACAGCCCCAACACCGCCACCGGCCGGCGCACTCCTCTACGCTTCCGCTTCCATGTCGCCATGGCGGGCGCGCTGGGTCTCGGCGGAGACCTGACGTCGTGGTCCGAGGAGGAACTCGCGGAAGCCGCGGAGCTCGTGGCCGAGTACAAGCTGATCCGCCCGCTCGTGCAGAGGGGACACCAGCACCGGGTCGCCCCGGCCGCCGAGCCCGTGACAGCCGTCCACTACGCGGCACCGGACGACAGCGAGCACGTGCTTCTCGTCTGGCGTCCCACGACCCGCTTCGGCCACCGCCCCGCCCCGGTGCGGTTGCCCGCTCTCGACCCCGAGGCGCGCTACCTGGACCCGGAACTGAACCAGGTCCACAGCGGCGCCGTCCTCGTACGCCACGGCATCGACCCGCGGCTGCCCGTCGGCGACTACGCCAGCAGCCTGATCCGGCTCCGCCGTGTCGGCCCCTGA
- a CDS encoding ROK family transcriptional regulator, whose translation MFRHHSRPLVSAPAETAVLALLLAEGPLSRVELARRTGLSSTAVTKAARPLIDDGYLYELPPERTAPGAGRPVNPLAVDPDREYFIGLKISGDQVFGAVCDLRAGIRATAGRPLDGCTPGAVAELTAELVDELLDTEPAFRARTRHLGVAVNGDVDRESGRLRHSGLLGWREVPLAELLTESTGLAVTVENDVRALTIAEHWFGEGIGTEYFALVTIGAGIGSALVVNGQLIRGAYGVAGEVGHLCVDPTGPRCRCGGRGCVEAIASTDAILAAVRQATAEPHLTFGEAADVAREGHPAAREAFARAGHAIGVGISALVSLVGPERVVVSGEGADAYDLFSRHIQDAYAEHAFGAASRCPLSLRPLPWEEWARGGAAVAIQALFPQYAATTTIGVG comes from the coding sequence GTGTTTCGACATCACTCCCGCCCTCTGGTCAGTGCGCCCGCCGAGACCGCGGTTCTCGCCCTGCTTCTTGCGGAGGGGCCGCTCAGCAGAGTGGAACTGGCACGGCGGACGGGACTCTCCTCGACCGCGGTCACCAAGGCGGCCAGGCCCCTCATCGACGACGGCTATCTGTACGAACTTCCGCCCGAGCGCACCGCGCCCGGTGCGGGCCGACCGGTCAACCCGCTCGCGGTCGACCCCGACCGGGAGTACTTCATCGGACTGAAGATCAGTGGCGACCAGGTCTTCGGCGCCGTCTGCGATCTGCGGGCCGGGATCCGGGCCACCGCGGGCCGGCCGCTCGACGGCTGCACCCCCGGGGCCGTCGCCGAGCTGACCGCCGAACTGGTCGACGAACTGCTCGACACCGAACCCGCGTTCCGGGCCCGGACCCGACACCTCGGCGTCGCGGTCAACGGGGACGTGGACCGCGAAAGCGGCCGACTCCGCCACTCCGGCCTGCTGGGCTGGCGCGAGGTCCCGCTCGCGGAACTGCTCACCGAATCCACTGGCCTGGCAGTAACCGTCGAGAACGACGTCAGGGCCCTGACCATCGCGGAGCACTGGTTCGGCGAGGGCATCGGCACCGAATACTTCGCGCTGGTCACCATCGGTGCGGGCATCGGTTCCGCGCTCGTCGTCAACGGGCAGCTGATCAGGGGGGCGTACGGCGTCGCGGGGGAGGTCGGACACCTCTGCGTCGACCCGACCGGTCCGCGCTGCCGCTGTGGGGGGCGCGGCTGCGTCGAAGCGATCGCCTCGACCGACGCGATCCTCGCGGCGGTCCGCCAGGCCACCGCGGAGCCGCACCTCACGTTCGGCGAGGCCGCCGACGTCGCCCGGGAGGGCCACCCGGCAGCCCGCGAAGCCTTCGCCAGGGCCGGACACGCCATCGGGGTCGGCATCTCCGCACTGGTCAGCCTCGTCGGCCCGGAGCGTGTCGTCGTCAGCGGCGAAGGCGCCGACGCCTACGACCTGTTCAGCCGTCACATCCAGGACGCGTACGCCGAACACGCCTTCGGGGCGGCTTCCCGGTGCCCGCTGTCGCTGCGGCCGCTCCCTTGGGAGGAATGGGCCCGAGGCGGTGCTGCCGTGGCCATCCAGGCCCTCTTCCCGCAGTACGCGGCCACCACCACGATCGGCGTCGGCTGA
- a CDS encoding ABC transporter substrate-binding protein: MSTRIPEHSRRGFLRGSLLVVAGTVLSAACSTDPTGGSSSGAKTTLNVWYHAYGEAGTQQAVLRYATAFTKANPDIAVKVTWVPGDYSAKVNATLLTDAAPDVFEIGDFKESLVHRGQIAALDDVYGTAKSDFNTNAVEAVTVDGKLYGVKMIDDVMMLYYRKSVLSKAGITPPTTFDGLVAAAKALTTKKNKGLFIGNDGLGDSATNAVWSNGGDLVTPEGKVAFGSAPALEALTGLKRLHDDKSLLLGFTTDWWDPAALTQGVVPMQWSGLWANPAIKSALGDDFGVLPWPAFKAGGAPVVRVGGWTSCVNAKGKNVAAAKKFVQWLWVQQTDLQKDFAESYGFHVPPRRTVAASAEKLSQGTAKEAVVLADKHGKHFPGTWDTAVSNMFNAAAMKIVEGQGDPAALLADAVKKAQREIDKQLGR; encoded by the coding sequence ATGAGCACACGCATACCAGAGCATAGCCGACGCGGATTCCTCAGGGGATCGCTGCTCGTCGTCGCCGGAACCGTCCTGTCGGCCGCGTGCAGCACCGATCCCACCGGCGGTTCCTCCTCCGGAGCGAAGACCACCCTCAACGTCTGGTACCACGCCTACGGCGAGGCCGGGACCCAGCAGGCGGTGCTCCGCTACGCCACGGCCTTCACCAAGGCCAACCCCGACATAGCCGTGAAGGTGACTTGGGTCCCGGGCGACTACTCGGCGAAGGTCAACGCGACCCTGCTGACCGACGCCGCCCCCGACGTGTTCGAGATTGGCGACTTCAAGGAGAGCCTCGTCCACCGCGGCCAGATCGCCGCCCTCGACGACGTGTACGGCACCGCCAAGAGCGACTTCAACACGAACGCCGTCGAGGCGGTCACCGTCGACGGCAAGCTCTACGGCGTCAAGATGATCGACGACGTCATGATGCTGTACTACCGCAAGAGCGTCCTGTCGAAGGCCGGTATCACCCCGCCCACGACCTTCGACGGTCTCGTCGCCGCGGCGAAGGCCCTGACCACGAAGAAGAACAAGGGCCTGTTCATCGGCAACGACGGTCTCGGCGACTCTGCGACCAACGCCGTCTGGTCCAACGGCGGCGACCTCGTGACCCCCGAGGGCAAGGTGGCGTTCGGATCGGCACCGGCACTCGAAGCGCTGACCGGCCTGAAGCGACTGCACGACGACAAGTCGCTGCTGCTCGGCTTCACCACCGACTGGTGGGACCCCGCCGCCCTCACCCAGGGCGTCGTGCCGATGCAGTGGAGCGGCCTGTGGGCGAATCCCGCGATCAAGTCCGCGCTCGGCGACGACTTCGGCGTGCTGCCGTGGCCCGCCTTCAAGGCCGGCGGCGCCCCCGTCGTCCGCGTCGGCGGCTGGACCAGCTGTGTCAATGCCAAGGGCAAGAACGTGGCCGCGGCGAAGAAGTTCGTCCAGTGGCTGTGGGTCCAGCAGACCGACCTGCAGAAGGACTTCGCCGAGAGCTACGGCTTCCACGTCCCGCCGCGCAGGACCGTCGCGGCGTCCGCGGAGAAGCTCTCCCAGGGCACGGCCAAGGAGGCCGTGGTGCTCGCCGACAAGCACGGGAAGCACTTCCCGGGAACCTGGGACACCGCCGTGAGCAACATGTTCAACGCGGCCGCGATGAAGATCGTCGAGGGGCAGGGCGATCCTGCCGCCCTTCTGGCCGACGCGGTGAAGAAGGCCCAGCGCGAGATCGACAAGCAGCTCGGCCGATGA